The Branchiostoma lanceolatum isolate klBraLanc5 chromosome 7, klBraLanc5.hap2, whole genome shotgun sequence nucleotide sequence ACTTATAAAGATGACAGCAAGTCTACCAGTATATATCAACACAGTTTTTGTCCAAAAGAAAGGCAATTTAATTCACCTAGCAGGTCAATCTGCTCGGTGTCCATTCGGCTCCCATGAGTGAACCTCTTGTGACACTCTGAGAACTCGCTGAGTAGCTTCTTGTATCTCTGCTCAATGGCCTGTGTCCTCGTGATGATTGTCTGGGGGAAGTTGAATTTGGACACAATGTCCCTGGCAGCTTCTGACGCAACTGAAGTAAGGTCTGCTATTGACTCCTTCTAATGTGTGAAAGAGGAATGATAGTAAAACAAAGTTATCATTTTTTGTCTGAATTCAGAATACTTCAGAAATGCCAGGAAATTGGAATTGTAGTTGAAATCTGTTTTGTTATCACTTATGATAATAAAGTAGTACCTGCAGCATGATCTTCACATGGTTCCCAACGAAACTCTGGGAGTGGTAGGCCTGGCGACGGACATGGTGTTTCTGAAGTGCCTCTTCCAGCCGGCTTGCAAGAGGGCCATTTGTTGTCGTGACCTTTGCTTTTTTGATGATCGTGTCAGCTTTGCTCTCCTGCATGGACATAGGAGTAATATgtctttatttattcagatttaacacatttttggaaagattgacataacaggtgactatcaccttttcaagatgtcaacccagaccagactgtaaggtctTTGTACTGAACCAAAATGCTTATTCAACAAGCTTTTTCCTTATACCTCTCAGATCATGTGACAACCTGACTTAGAGCTGAAGAATAATGGTAGATAGCATTTGAAATCTATGCAAGCTTCCAACACAAGTCTTCAGTGCTAGTCTAATTCCTCTTAGTTTAACTTTATTCAAGATTAAACtttctggtttttgttgttgtttttttcaacagaaaatatgttttcagatgCTGAATTCGTAACATTGTATAGTGTGGAAAAATTCTAGTAGTAGAACTTAAAGAACAGATGTAGCAGGATCAAAATGATTTCTCACCATGTTCTTTCTTTTATCCTGCAGGCTTGCTATTGCCTCTACCATCTGGGTGACATTGTCCTCAGTGTCACCCTCTGCCCTCAGAATCACCCACTTGAGCTCATTCTCCATCTCATCAATCTCACCCCGCAGTTCCTCCGCATCTCTGAGGAGCTGCCTAGCCTCATCCACAGCCAGCACAAAGGGAGACAGTCCATGTAGCAAGTGATGGTGCAACACCTCCGCCTCATCCACATCTTCATCTGGGAGGATGTCCTTCACCAGGTGGGAGGCAAGGATTACGTCCAGATCATGCAGGTCCGCTTCTATCATCTTGAATAACTTTTGGTAAATGCCCAGGCATATGTGTAATGCTGGAGGGCATACCTGTGTTGAACAGACAGAATAGACAAGAAGAGCCAGCTgcattaatatacatgtatttcactacAAACTTTGCAGATAAAGAATTTGCCATTGGAGTAAAAGTAGATACGTATAGAATCAGTATTTCTAAGTCTGTATTTCAGAATTACAAGCAGGaggaggtacaaaatgtatttgccTTGAATATACAGTCTTGCTAACCTGATCAATAGCAATGTCAAACATTGCAGGGGCAATCACGTTTCGGTAGTTCTTTGCCTTACTTAGTTGACCACGTCCGTGCTCGATGAATTCCCTGTAGTCTCTTGCCAGGCTCTGCAGTGACCTTGCAGGGGCTTCCACCTCCCTTTCTGCCTGTGGCTTGGCCATAGATGTTCTAGTGACTTCGCACCAAATGCATGGGTGTATTCCTGCACAGGATACAAGAAAGCATCACATTTCAATGGtaaattaatttaaaaaaattgattttgagcTGTTCTGTTTCTCAGCCATATCATGATATTTTCTCAACTtaatatatttatatgtatgtTACGCATAACCTTTGAACTGCTTTCACTTACCACAGGGCCCAGAGATCCCGAACCACTGGCACAGAAGAGCGTAGTCTGAGGCGCCGAACAATCTGAGGGAACACTCTCGGCCATCTGGGGACCTGTGTTGTACGATAGGTGATGCATATGTAAGCATATCAAGTTATGAATTTGACCTGTCAGAAATGGGACATTTTTGGAAACAATGTGGCACGTTTGTTGTCACAAAGTTGTCATTATCAATGATTATGTTTCCAGTGCATTCATAGAGACTTTAATTTCTTTGCATCATTCTTAGAAATATACTTACTTCCATTTCCTTTCTGTGAGTGACTTGATGTCAGCGTTGATGTGTGCTGTGCCTGTCACTAGATTCACCCTACTGTCTTTCGCTGCGAAGCAGCAGACAATCATTGTGTTTCCACTAGAATTGGGTGATGCTTTATTGAGCACTTGTGCCCCTATCTTGAACAGGTCTCCCCCATGGTCACCTGCCACTTTAATCCATACTTCATCAGCAGGGATGGCTCCGTCGTGCCATGTCAGTTTTCTAATAGAGGGGTACAAAATAACGGATGTACAAAGGACATCATGTTCATCATGTTTCAATGAAATCATATTTTCGTTAAGTAAATGATCACTCTTTAAGTTTCATATCCGCTCAGTTTGGTAGAACTGATCATTATAGTTTCGTAAAGAAAATGATGACATGATTTATGGTATTGATTAGTTAGCAAGAACAATTCTTACTGCCTATTTGCACTCCTTGTCAGGTGATCTAACACTGCAGCATCCAGTGGAATGGAAGCGCAGGGAATGGCCTCAACACTGGATGCCCCATCATGCAGTCTGACGGTGAACGGTAGAAGGTCACACTTGACTTTCACCTCGGATAGTAGGCTCTGTGCGACATTGCGTGATGTTCTCTCCGACTCCACAGTGATGCCATACCCTTTGAGCCACCTGTACAcagaagattgaaaaaaaaccaGTTTATTTTCTCTTGTAGTGATGCAGCACTTCATGGAAAGCAAAGTTGAAAATACCTACTATAGATGAATCACATTTTTTGCTGTGATGTGTATATCAGGTGTATGGTATGGTATTTCTGTGCAGTATACCTCCTCAGCTGTCTTGTCTGATTCCAGTTGATCCCTATGTCAGTCTGGGCAGTGAGGAGATGACCGTCTGGAATCCTGATTGTTGCCAGGTCCATGTTTCTCAGCATGGTCTGCAGCTCAGCTGGGGGAATGATCTTCAGCTCGTTCTGTAGCTGAGAGTGTTCGTCCCCTGCACTTGCCAATGTACGTGCGCCCTGTATCTCCAACGTGCGGCTCCTTGCTGTTGCATCTGTCACCTCTGAAGTTGGCTTCCtggctttggtaattttgcacAGGGTGATTGGCTGATAGAAATAAGAATATCAGTACAGTATTATTGTTTGATCGCATGATTTCAAAGGATCAATATTCTTTGTTTATGAAAGCTCTAGTTAAACATTAAGTACTCGGGTGGGTTATAGCAAGATGCTTAAGTTGAATAGtaacttgttgtacatgtagtttgcacAGAATGTCAAAGCAAGTACAGCAATGGAATTattatatttttattttctgtatgaTTCTGAAAAATGATAGTGCTGtgaatttcatatttttttgtattaacAATTTCTAGTAATGCATTAAGTTGACTGTGTAATATTTTATTGATAGATCAATAAGTGTGTTCTTTTGAATAAATAAAGTGATTACTCACTTGTCCACCTGTATGGCATTGGATCGTTTGTTTATCTTGTGCTGTCGCCACCTTTCTCTTAACCAGAGGGGTTAACATCTGTTCCTCCCACTGTCTCAGTGGCTCTGTTT carries:
- the LOC136438382 gene encoding uncharacterized protein is translated as MAESTLGPHIDSLRNLCRLCGSTLQTTAEKRKSIKPLLCIDYKVKIMETFAVDVSTDQTHMHPPYFCEKCRKKLSNAKYNGGKAAVHLWTEHCPSDQCFACNTASKISKGGRPNKKPITLCKITKARKPTSEVTDATARSRTLEIQGARTLASAGDEHSQLQNELKIIPPAELQTMLRNMDLATIRIPDGHLLTAQTDIGINWNQTRQLRRWLKGYGITVESERTSRNVAQSLLSEVKVKCDLLPFTVRLHDGASSVEAIPCASIPLDAAVLDHLTRSANRQKLTWHDGAIPADEVWIKVAGDHGGDLFKIGAQVLNKASPNSSGNTMIVCCFAAKDSRVNLVTGTAHINADIKSLTERKWKSPDGRECSLRLFGASDYALLCQWFGISGPCGIHPCIWCEVTRTSMAKPQAEREVEAPARSLQSLARDYREFIEHGRGQLSKAKNYRNVIAPAMFDIAIDQVCPPALHICLGIYQKLFKMIEADLHDLDVILASHLVKDILPDEDVDEAEVLHHHLLHGLSPFVLAVDEARQLLRDAEELRGEIDEMENELKWVILRAEGDTEDNVTQMVEAIASLQDKRKNMESKADTIIKKAKVTTTNGPLASRLEEALQKHHVRRQAYHSQSFVGNHVKIMLQKESIADLTSVASEAARDIVSKFNFPQTIITRTQAIEQRYKKLLSEFSECHKRFTHGSRMDTEQIDLLDESIRTFCASFREMFPTATFPIKMHILEQHVVPWVRRWKFGLGLHDEQGIEQTHAVFNNIKRRTATIRDPVQQLKSTLEAHLLQISPDKSGGVPEPTKRKL